The following proteins are co-located in the Sporosarcina pasteurii genome:
- a CDS encoding carboxypeptidase M32, which produces MLREKGRRINLTTVEKFESLLKKMSAYEEAVSIMYWDMRTGAPKKGIPMRSEAVGVLSTELFKMSTSDEMKNYLTELQNEKDGLNPIVLKTVEEVQKEYDLSKKIPADEYQEYVVLCSESEAIWEEAKEKSDFDLFLPYLEKVVAMTKKFIGYWGEKDGNAYNRLLDQYEPGLTTEIIDEVFGQLKETIVPLVKKIGAQNNQPNTSFLFEKFPKEQQKAFNYKILEQLGYDFDAGRLDETVHPFAMGINTGDVRITTRYDEHDFRSGIFGTIHECGHALYEQNFDKKLEGYPVADGTSMGIHESQSLFYEHFIGHHEGFWKYNFESLQAHSPEQFGNVSLEEFLSAINVAQPSLIRIEADELTYPLHVMIRYEIEKELFNGDLKVKDLPQVWNDKYEEYLGIRPENDAEGVLQDVHWSGGMFGYFPSYALGYMYAAQLKNAMVKDLPQFGELCEKGEFEPILAWLTEHVHQYGKMKKPLEIIQDTTGEGLNAKHLADYLEEKYSALYQL; this is translated from the coding sequence ATGTTACGAGAAAAGGGGAGGCGAATCAATTTGACAACAGTTGAGAAATTTGAAAGTTTATTAAAAAAAATGAGCGCCTATGAAGAAGCGGTTTCCATTATGTATTGGGATATGCGTACAGGGGCTCCCAAAAAGGGAATCCCAATGCGTTCAGAAGCGGTAGGGGTATTATCCACTGAATTATTTAAAATGAGCACGTCAGATGAAATGAAAAACTATTTGACAGAACTTCAAAATGAAAAAGACGGTTTAAATCCAATTGTATTAAAAACTGTAGAAGAAGTGCAAAAAGAGTACGACCTTAGCAAGAAAATACCAGCTGATGAATACCAAGAATATGTCGTTCTTTGTTCAGAATCGGAAGCAATTTGGGAAGAAGCGAAGGAAAAATCTGATTTTGACCTGTTTTTACCGTACCTTGAAAAAGTTGTTGCAATGACAAAGAAGTTTATCGGATACTGGGGCGAAAAAGACGGGAATGCTTATAATCGTTTACTTGATCAATACGAGCCTGGACTTACGACAGAAATTATCGATGAAGTGTTTGGTCAATTGAAAGAAACGATTGTTCCACTTGTCAAAAAGATTGGTGCACAAAATAATCAACCGAATACGTCATTTTTATTCGAAAAGTTTCCAAAAGAACAGCAAAAGGCATTCAACTATAAAATCTTAGAACAACTCGGTTATGATTTTGACGCGGGCCGGTTGGACGAGACAGTGCATCCTTTTGCCATGGGCATTAATACTGGAGATGTGCGAATTACAACGCGTTATGATGAACATGATTTCCGTTCAGGCATATTTGGCACCATTCATGAATGCGGTCATGCACTGTATGAGCAAAACTTCGATAAAAAATTAGAAGGTTATCCGGTAGCTGACGGGACTTCTATGGGGATTCATGAATCGCAATCCCTATTTTATGAGCATTTTATTGGGCATCATGAAGGGTTTTGGAAATATAATTTTGAGAGCCTACAAGCACACTCACCAGAACAGTTTGGAAACGTGTCGCTTGAAGAATTTTTAAGCGCAATTAACGTTGCGCAGCCTTCATTAATTCGCATTGAGGCGGATGAATTAACGTATCCACTTCATGTCATGATTCGTTATGAAATTGAAAAGGAATTATTTAACGGTGACTTGAAAGTGAAGGATTTACCGCAAGTATGGAATGATAAGTACGAAGAATATCTAGGTATCCGACCTGAAAATGACGCGGAAGGTGTATTACAAGACGTCCATTGGTCTGGCGGGATGTTCGGCTATTTCCCATCCTATGCACTTGGGTATATGTACGCGGCACAATTAAAAAATGCGATGGTAAAAGATCTACCACAGTTCGGTGAACTTTGCGAAAAAGGAGAGTTTGAGCCGATTTTAGCATGGTTGACGGAACACGTTCATCAATACGGAAAAATGAAAAAGCCACTTGAAATTATTCAAGATACAACTGGTGAAGGACTAAACGCCAAGCATTTGGCGGATTATTTAGAAGAGAAATATTCAGCGTTATATCAATTGTAA
- a CDS encoding cytochrome b5 domain-containing protein, with amino-acid sequence MQNIEMIRMQLNHLVTQARYDIYMLSTLNDPSMKQQILQRLWETLSAIHFLSESLASQAMTNNHLSPSQQAIPAGMMNQTQIPPITPAPNTAQSNQRPFTLGELATFTGKNGRPAYVAVNGIVYDVTNNRAWAAATHFGLIAGKDYTQEFASCHTGQQSILATLPVVGRLV; translated from the coding sequence TTGCAAAATATCGAAATGATTAGAATGCAATTAAATCATCTTGTTACACAGGCACGTTATGACATTTATATGCTTTCCACGTTGAATGACCCATCTATGAAACAACAAATTTTGCAGCGACTATGGGAGACATTATCAGCCATTCATTTCCTCAGTGAATCGCTGGCGAGTCAAGCAATGACTAATAATCATTTATCACCTTCACAACAAGCTATTCCTGCGGGGATGATGAATCAGACACAAATCCCGCCGATTACACCTGCTCCAAATACAGCACAGTCTAACCAGCGTCCGTTTACACTTGGAGAATTAGCCACTTTTACTGGGAAAAATGGAAGACCGGCTTATGTTGCAGTTAATGGCATTGTTTATGATGTGACAAACAATCGAGCTTGGGCAGCAGCTACTCACTTTGGCTTAATTGCAGGGAAAGATTATACGCAGGAATTTGCTTCTTGTCATACCGGGCAACAATCAATCTTAGCAACACTACCTGTTGTAGGGAGGTTGGTGTAA
- a CDS encoding UPF0236 family transposase-like protein, giving the protein MLPMGASETTMRVFAKRLKNGKSWSERGIQAFIQLVVVLSDKHLQFEDAKGLNPLVQEMTMELAVEGQSYRSASHTLEKLLGYSVISNESIRQYLLQTEVI; this is encoded by the coding sequence ATGCTTCCAATGGGTGCATCGGAGACGACTATGCGCGTATTTGCGAAACGATTAAAGAATGGTAAAAGCTGGAGTGAACGAGGTATTCAAGCATTTATTCAGTTGGTAGTTGTATTATCAGATAAACACTTGCAATTTGAAGACGCGAAAGGATTAAACCCGCTAGTTCAAGAGATGACAATGGAACTAGCGGTTGAAGGACAATCTTATAGAAGTGCTTCTCACACATTAGAAAAGTTACTTGGTTATTCGGTTATCAGCAATGAATCAATACGCCAATATCTTTTACAAACTGAAGTTATATGA
- a CDS encoding VOC family protein yields the protein MNKVLPFLMFQDGKAEEAMNYYTSLIEDSEITSIVRYGANESGDEGTVMQATFSLKGQAFMCIDSNIKHEFDFTPSFSIYITCETEEEIDELYNKLADGGQALMPLGDYGFSKKFGWINDKFGVSWQLNLPL from the coding sequence ATGAACAAAGTACTGCCATTTTTAATGTTCCAAGACGGTAAGGCGGAAGAGGCGATGAATTATTACACATCGCTAATCGAGGATTCGGAAATTACAAGTATTGTAAGATATGGTGCAAATGAATCTGGTGACGAGGGAACTGTTATGCAAGCGACATTTTCCTTGAAAGGACAAGCATTCATGTGCATTGATAGTAATATTAAGCACGAATTTGATTTCACACCGTCATTTTCAATCTATATCACATGCGAAACCGAAGAGGAAATTGACGAGCTTTACAATAAACTTGCTGATGGTGGACAAGCACTTATGCCTTTAGGTGATTATGGATTTAGTAAGAAGTTTGGCTGGATAAATGATAAATTCGGCGTTTCTTGGCAGCTTAATCTACCATTGTGA
- a CDS encoding hydrogenase small subunit translates to MEGQILPPENLTNEAIAERLTTTARKNLETGSIQKKNLIYLELNGCSGNIISLLNGQNPDFEYTLNSMVHLRYSNSLMAAEGEQAIEQLLTAMDEEYILAVEGAVALKNNGLYNIIGSWKGEPLTGLQAAKMLGEKASHILAVGACATHGGVSAAKPNPTQSVGLQEVLPDKSIIKLPGCPVHPDWFLGTLAHLLLYGEPETDNLNRPLMFYSTLIHDRCPRRPFFDRGIFAEKLSDKTCLFKLGCRGPVTRVDCPTRQWNGHVNWPIGANTPCIGCASFGFPDAMAPFISYDTTRVVKDE, encoded by the coding sequence ATGGAAGGACAAATTTTACCGCCGGAGAATTTAACGAACGAGGCCATTGCAGAAAGGTTAACAACTACAGCACGAAAGAATCTTGAAACGGGGAGTATTCAGAAGAAAAATCTCATTTACTTAGAGTTAAATGGATGTTCCGGTAATATTATTTCTCTGTTAAACGGACAGAATCCCGACTTCGAGTATACATTAAATTCAATGGTCCATCTTCGTTATTCTAATAGTTTAATGGCTGCTGAAGGAGAGCAGGCCATTGAGCAACTGCTAACAGCAATGGATGAAGAGTATATTTTAGCAGTCGAAGGCGCTGTAGCGTTAAAAAACAATGGGTTATACAATATTATCGGGAGCTGGAAAGGAGAGCCTTTAACAGGTCTTCAAGCAGCTAAAATGCTCGGAGAAAAAGCTTCTCATATTCTAGCAGTAGGGGCTTGTGCAACACATGGGGGTGTCTCAGCAGCAAAACCAAATCCAACACAATCTGTAGGACTGCAGGAAGTTTTGCCGGACAAAAGTATCATTAAACTTCCGGGATGTCCTGTTCATCCAGACTGGTTTTTAGGGACCTTAGCGCATTTGTTATTATATGGGGAACCGGAAACAGACAACTTAAATCGGCCTTTAATGTTTTATAGCACACTTATCCATGACCGTTGTCCAAGAAGACCGTTTTTTGACCGGGGGATTTTTGCCGAAAAATTAAGTGATAAAACTTGTTTATTTAAGCTTGGATGTCGAGGACCTGTTACGAGAGTGGATTGTCCAACAAGGCAATGGAACGGCCATGTAAATTGGCCGATAGGGGCTAATACACCATGCATTGGTTGTGCTTCCTTTGGTTTTCCGGATGCCATGGCACCGTTCATTAGTTATGATACGACTAGGGTGGTAAAAGATGAGTAA
- the hypE gene encoding hydrogenase expression/formation protein HypE codes for MQQISLAHGEGGELTHQLIRDIFIQSFGHIEQTKFDSAILPIPTQTIAVTTDSYVVKPIFFPGGNIGNLAITGTVNDLAVSGATPHVITAGFIIEEGFPIESLKEIVNTMAGEAEKAKVNIVAGDTKVVEKGSVDGLFINTTGIGFLQEQHRLTPEMIQEGDAVIVSGTVGDHGVAILSARQELGLLTDVKSDCASLNDMIHGLTEEIKGVRIMRDPTRGGLATTLVELCEDFHFTIEVNEKFIPIRGDVQGACDILGYDPLYLANEGKVVMIVDSNDKQKALEILRSHEIGKDASVIGQITARHNHPGRLLLKTPVGTTRGLDRLSGQLLPRIC; via the coding sequence ATGCAACAAATAAGTTTAGCACATGGAGAAGGTGGAGAATTAACACATCAACTTATCCGGGACATCTTTATTCAATCATTTGGCCATATAGAGCAAACTAAGTTTGACTCGGCTATTCTTCCTATTCCTACGCAAACGATCGCTGTAACAACTGATAGTTACGTAGTGAAACCAATTTTCTTTCCAGGCGGAAATATAGGGAATTTAGCAATAACTGGAACTGTAAACGATTTAGCAGTAAGTGGTGCTACGCCTCATGTAATCACTGCGGGCTTTATAATCGAAGAAGGTTTTCCGATAGAAAGTCTAAAAGAGATTGTTAATACGATGGCAGGAGAAGCAGAAAAGGCTAAGGTGAACATCGTTGCCGGTGATACAAAAGTAGTCGAAAAGGGTAGTGTTGATGGTCTTTTTATTAATACGACAGGGATTGGTTTTCTGCAGGAACAGCATCGACTGACGCCCGAAATGATTCAAGAAGGTGATGCTGTGATTGTTAGCGGTACAGTAGGTGATCACGGGGTGGCTATATTGAGTGCGCGCCAGGAACTCGGGTTACTGACAGATGTTAAAAGCGACTGTGCATCACTGAACGATATGATTCATGGGCTCACGGAGGAAATTAAAGGTGTTCGGATAATGAGAGATCCGACAAGGGGAGGGTTAGCGACAACACTAGTGGAATTATGCGAAGACTTTCATTTTACAATTGAGGTAAATGAAAAATTTATTCCAATTCGCGGAGATGTTCAAGGTGCATGCGATATTTTAGGTTATGATCCTCTATATTTAGCAAATGAAGGAAAAGTTGTGATGATTGTTGATTCTAATGATAAACAAAAGGCACTTGAAATCTTGAGAAGTCATGAGATTGGAAAAGATGCAAGCGTAATTGGTCAAATTACTGCCCGCCACAATCATCCTGGAAGACTATTATTAAAAACACCGGTTGGTACAACAAGAGGACTTGATCGTCTATCAGGTCAACTTTTACCTAGAATTTGCTAA
- a CDS encoding hydrogenase maturation protease, giving the protein MGKIIVLGIGNRLMMDDGIGIYLVEHLAQLNRTSDVSFLIGESDIDYCMDQIMKASVVIIVDAVFSNSQPGELTVYPLAQLHEYHALDISAHNFHLFQALYQYTESIKGYLIGVEPFEIGFHIGLSETLSEKWKTILQDVSQSIDKLLEMESGISR; this is encoded by the coding sequence ATGGGGAAAATAATTGTATTAGGCATTGGGAATCGATTAATGATGGATGATGGAATTGGCATTTATCTAGTAGAGCATCTTGCTCAGCTGAATCGTACATCTGATGTTTCTTTTTTGATAGGAGAATCAGATATCGATTACTGCATGGATCAAATTATGAAAGCTTCAGTTGTGATCATTGTAGATGCTGTTTTTTCAAACAGTCAACCAGGTGAACTAACTGTTTACCCACTTGCCCAATTGCATGAGTATCATGCGTTAGACATATCTGCGCATAACTTTCATTTGTTTCAAGCGTTGTATCAATATACAGAGTCAATAAAAGGTTACCTCATTGGGGTGGAGCCTTTTGAGATCGGGTTCCATATTGGATTAAGCGAAACGTTAAGTGAAAAATGGAAAACAATCTTACAAGATGTATCACAGTCTATTGATAAGCTGCTTGAAATGGAATCTGGCATATCCCGTTAA
- a CDS encoding nickel-dependent hydrogenase large subunit → MSKRIVINPLTRISGFMEIDVMVDQNRVVDVKTKGNLFRGFEQMLIGRSPFDAVYFTQRICGICSAAHSMASSLALEDALNIEPMEQGRYLRDIIHCCEFLQNHIRHFYQYTVPDFVKIEQNTLFQSDHNDFRLPKNINDRIAKHYFDSLTFSRLAHEMLAVLGGKAPHNHGVFIGGVTTQATAEKIVHIDSILTKIIRFIDDKMIPDVYDIANFYKDYFHLGGGYGNLLTYGAFNDYKELGTLYVDPLVFTKGTVEAFDENNIQEKIDYAYFKSVNNSNEPSEEVTEPDMDKENAYSWVKAPRYNGLPFEVGPLARLILSGAYENRISAMDRTIARALETKKIAEIMKILIQQVVPDVDVQKKYDLPESAAGRGLIDTTRGGLGHWLKIQDQKISFYQIITPSTWDFSTKDDNGYRGTAEEALMGTYIENPDNPAEIGRILRSFDPCMSCATHVYRPGKQVKTIKVF, encoded by the coding sequence ATGAGTAAGAGAATTGTAATAAATCCGTTGACAAGAATTAGCGGTTTTATGGAAATTGATGTGATGGTTGACCAGAATCGGGTTGTTGATGTCAAAACAAAAGGAAATTTATTTCGCGGATTTGAACAGATGCTAATTGGTCGAAGTCCTTTTGATGCCGTTTATTTTACCCAGCGAATATGCGGAATTTGCTCTGCTGCCCACTCAATGGCTTCCTCCCTTGCTTTAGAAGATGCTTTAAATATTGAGCCTATGGAACAAGGAAGATATTTACGAGATATCATCCATTGTTGTGAGTTTCTACAAAATCATATTCGTCATTTTTATCAATACACTGTTCCTGATTTTGTAAAGATTGAGCAGAATACACTTTTCCAGTCCGATCATAATGATTTTCGATTACCTAAAAACATTAATGACCGGATTGCTAAGCATTATTTTGATTCTCTGACGTTCAGTCGGTTAGCTCACGAGATGTTAGCGGTGTTAGGCGGTAAAGCCCCTCATAACCACGGTGTTTTTATTGGAGGCGTGACAACACAAGCAACAGCGGAAAAAATTGTTCATATTGACTCTATTTTAACGAAAATTATTAGATTTATTGATGATAAAATGATTCCGGATGTCTATGATATTGCGAATTTCTATAAGGATTACTTCCACTTAGGCGGAGGATACGGAAATCTTTTAACTTACGGTGCATTTAACGATTATAAGGAATTAGGCACACTATACGTAGATCCGCTCGTGTTCACAAAAGGAACTGTTGAAGCATTTGATGAAAATAACATTCAAGAAAAAATAGATTACGCCTATTTCAAGTCAGTGAATAACAGCAATGAGCCAAGTGAAGAAGTGACAGAACCAGATATGGATAAAGAAAATGCTTATTCATGGGTAAAGGCACCAAGATATAATGGACTTCCTTTTGAGGTTGGCCCGTTGGCACGGTTAATATTAAGCGGGGCGTATGAAAATCGCATCTCTGCTATGGATAGAACAATTGCTCGTGCATTAGAAACAAAGAAAATCGCAGAGATTATGAAAATTTTAATTCAGCAAGTCGTACCGGATGTAGATGTACAAAAAAAATATGACCTTCCAGAGTCGGCAGCTGGAAGGGGGTTAATAGATACAACGCGAGGCGGACTCGGCCACTGGTTAAAAATTCAAGATCAGAAAATTTCCTTTTATCAAATCATCACACCTTCTACATGGGATTTTTCAACTAAGGATGATAATGGTTATAGGGGTACTGCAGAAGAAGCCTTAATGGGCACTTACATCGAAAATCCAGATAACCCTGCAGAAATCGGAAGAATTCTCCGTTCTTTCGATCCGTGTATGTCATGCGCGACTCATGTATATAGACCTGGGAAACAAGTAAAGACAATTAAGGTGTTTTGA
- a CDS encoding dynamin family protein, whose amino-acid sequence MSNFDVKLQELVEQAATCGKLFEMNHDETRFEKLMYFGEKLCKKEYMIGFAGHFSAGKSSMINALTGGDLLPSSPIPTSANIVKVRKAAEDYAILHLLDGKAAKYAGHRFSEAVKSFSKNGDAVSLIEIGHQQSMLPDDITVMDTPGVDSTDDRHRLATESALHLADLVFYTMDYNHVQSELNFTFTKELMRYNPNVYLIINQIDKHRESELPFEQFKQSVQESFNMWGVEPKGIFYTSLMEHDHPHNDFLKVKAIVDGAMRNWQTHFIENATQTLEKLKDEHRTYLQEKIEETKEQFSEVVLEDEWEKRAELIDEADAMEKTMSVVQNHSFAQDFDRARNELIQNAAITPYETRELLKSYLESLSSRFKVGFLFGAKKTEEARIERKKAFEENIMNLLHTQVEVHLRLLMKKMLKEANILTDERSLAIDGMDLTIPLTAIENQFQPADVITGDTILNYASQMKTNIQLAYRRLTEDWKSEMAEIVENTGSHTSEKFTHQLQILNEKVEAITIVDQYLTKLENMDGTISNPPFAIMEAREKFIQQWEEELELHLTEEIEEEVEEHTVPVEEATSTSVPTEETMYIPAENAIEQAFHVADVLQGEDSFSSVANYLHDKASRLQDQSFTVALFGAFSAGKSSFSNALIGEKILPVSPNPTTATINRIRPIMEDKAHGMADVILKTADRMTEDIIRSFEALDIHITTLEEAFEKVELAINAQLTDEKQQIHKAFITAFSKGYETFYPQLGEILHVDRQEFVRFVAEEERSCFVESIDFYYDCPLTRQGITLVDTPGADSINARHTDVAFDYIRNADAILFVTYYNHAFARADQEFLIQLGRVKDAFELDKMFFIVNAIDLAKDEEEANAVKSYVTQELQQFGIRHPRVHGLSSIDALEAKIENRPEPFMEDFEEEFHDFLAHDLTGLAVQGLQEETEKTIERLALLIKQTEVNRSRKSERLQELAVIEKDIQTRYERGFGDVLIQNALNESSELLHYVLQRVFLRFHDFFREAYNPSIFMHKSAEQALTVALDDLVGMVGFDVTQEMKVTNLRLLKFMTKQLAERQRVEARALKELDETLSPIVYEPVEGELLSFEIPFPDAMVYRSANKFYKNERSFFEKGDREKLKVHLEELLKNDTVIYLDKMKEKFEHWQREWMQREAENLQRHLLTECMNQMHSEKELLEEDEKLEAWRALYEKIQVKELV is encoded by the coding sequence ATGTCGAATTTTGACGTTAAACTTCAAGAGCTTGTAGAACAGGCCGCCACTTGTGGGAAATTATTCGAAATGAATCATGATGAAACACGTTTTGAGAAGTTAATGTACTTTGGGGAGAAGTTATGTAAAAAAGAATATATGATTGGTTTCGCTGGACACTTTTCAGCTGGAAAATCGTCTATGATCAATGCGTTAACAGGTGGGGATTTATTACCATCCAGTCCGATTCCGACAAGCGCCAATATCGTAAAGGTCCGTAAAGCTGCGGAAGATTATGCCATTCTTCATTTACTGGATGGCAAAGCTGCCAAATATGCAGGACATCGTTTTTCTGAAGCTGTTAAATCATTTAGTAAAAATGGGGACGCTGTATCTCTTATTGAAATTGGCCATCAACAGTCAATGCTACCGGATGACATCACGGTAATGGATACACCGGGTGTCGATTCAACGGATGATCGCCACCGACTCGCAACTGAATCAGCGCTTCACCTAGCAGATCTTGTCTTTTATACGATGGATTACAACCATGTGCAATCTGAGTTGAATTTTACTTTTACTAAAGAATTAATGCGTTATAATCCAAATGTTTATTTAATCATTAACCAAATTGATAAACATCGCGAAAGTGAATTACCTTTTGAACAGTTTAAGCAATCTGTTCAGGAGTCATTTAACATGTGGGGCGTTGAACCAAAAGGCATTTTTTATACATCACTAATGGAACACGACCATCCACATAATGACTTTTTGAAAGTGAAAGCAATCGTCGATGGGGCAATGAGAAATTGGCAAACACATTTTATTGAAAATGCTACGCAAACTTTAGAGAAATTAAAAGACGAGCATCGAACCTATTTGCAAGAAAAAATAGAAGAAACAAAAGAACAGTTCTCCGAGGTTGTTTTGGAGGATGAATGGGAAAAACGTGCTGAGCTTATCGACGAGGCGGATGCAATGGAAAAGACGATGTCAGTCGTTCAAAATCATTCATTTGCGCAAGATTTTGATCGCGCGAGAAATGAATTAATTCAAAACGCGGCGATTACTCCATATGAAACGAGAGAATTGCTAAAAAGTTATTTAGAGTCATTGTCTAGTCGATTTAAAGTAGGCTTCTTATTTGGGGCTAAGAAAACAGAAGAAGCACGAATTGAACGTAAAAAAGCGTTTGAAGAAAATATTATGAACTTGTTACATACGCAAGTTGAAGTTCATTTACGGTTGTTAATGAAAAAAATGTTGAAAGAAGCAAACATATTGACCGACGAACGTTCATTGGCAATCGATGGAATGGATTTAACCATTCCTTTAACAGCCATTGAAAACCAATTTCAACCTGCAGATGTCATAACAGGGGATACGATTTTAAATTATGCGAGCCAGATGAAGACCAACATTCAATTGGCATACCGCCGCTTAACAGAAGATTGGAAATCAGAAATGGCAGAGATTGTGGAAAACACGGGCAGCCATACATCTGAAAAGTTTACACATCAACTCCAAATCTTAAATGAAAAAGTTGAAGCGATTACAATCGTCGACCAGTACTTAACGAAATTGGAGAATATGGATGGCACGATTAGCAATCCTCCATTTGCAATAATGGAAGCGCGTGAAAAATTTATTCAACAGTGGGAAGAAGAACTGGAACTTCATCTTACAGAAGAAATAGAAGAAGAAGTTGAAGAGCATACGGTGCCTGTTGAGGAAGCTACTTCAACAAGCGTTCCTACAGAAGAAACTATGTACATTCCCGCTGAAAATGCGATTGAACAGGCGTTTCATGTTGCAGATGTATTGCAAGGCGAGGATAGCTTTTCGTCAGTGGCCAATTATTTACATGACAAAGCAAGCCGTTTACAAGATCAATCGTTTACAGTCGCGTTGTTTGGTGCTTTCAGTGCTGGGAAATCCTCATTTTCGAATGCGTTAATTGGAGAGAAAATTCTGCCTGTATCACCCAACCCAACGACGGCGACAATTAATCGGATTCGACCTATTATGGAAGATAAAGCACACGGGATGGCGGATGTTATTCTGAAAACGGCTGATCGTATGACTGAAGATATTATCCGTTCATTCGAAGCTTTGGATATTCATATTACGACACTTGAAGAAGCTTTTGAAAAAGTTGAGTTAGCTATCAATGCACAGTTGACCGATGAAAAACAACAAATCCATAAAGCATTCATTACTGCGTTTAGTAAAGGGTATGAAACGTTTTATCCGCAACTAGGTGAAATACTACATGTGGACCGACAAGAATTTGTTCGTTTTGTTGCGGAGGAAGAGCGCAGTTGTTTTGTAGAATCCATCGATTTTTACTACGACTGTCCGCTAACAAGACAAGGTATTACGCTCGTTGATACACCTGGGGCTGACTCAATTAACGCTAGGCATACAGATGTTGCGTTTGATTATATTCGAAATGCAGATGCCATTCTTTTCGTTACGTATTATAACCATGCTTTTGCACGGGCGGACCAAGAGTTTTTAATACAACTTGGCCGCGTGAAAGATGCATTTGAGTTAGATAAAATGTTTTTTATTGTGAATGCGATTGATTTAGCGAAAGACGAAGAAGAAGCAAATGCGGTGAAATCGTATGTTACGCAGGAACTCCAACAGTTCGGCATACGCCACCCGCGTGTCCATGGATTGTCGAGTATTGATGCCCTAGAGGCTAAAATAGAAAATCGTCCAGAACCATTTATGGAAGATTTTGAAGAGGAGTTTCACGATTTTCTTGCGCATGATTTAACAGGGCTTGCTGTACAAGGATTACAAGAGGAAACTGAGAAAACGATTGAACGTCTCGCCTTGTTAATTAAACAAACAGAAGTAAACCGGTCACGAAAATCCGAGCGTCTTCAAGAGTTGGCAGTCATTGAAAAGGATATACAAACGAGATATGAAAGAGGATTTGGAGATGTCCTGATTCAAAATGCGCTCAATGAATCGAGCGAGTTACTCCACTATGTATTACAACGTGTATTTCTTCGATTTCATGATTTCTTTAGAGAAGCGTACAATCCGTCCATCTTTATGCATAAGTCGGCTGAACAAGCGTTGACAGTTGCATTAGATGACCTTGTTGGAATGGTAGGATTTGATGTGACGCAAGAAATGAAAGTAACCAATTTAAGGTTATTAAAGTTTATGACGAAACAATTAGCGGAACGTCAAAGAGTAGAAGCGAGAGCACTTAAAGAATTGGACGAAACACTTTCTCCAATTGTCTATGAACCAGTGGAAGGTGAATTGCTATCGTTTGAAATACCTTTTCCAGATGCAATGGTTTATAGAAGTGCAAATAAATTTTATAAGAATGAACGTTCTTTCTTTGAAAAAGGAGACCGTGAAAAGTTAAAAGTCCATCTCGAAGAATTACTGAAAAATGATACGGTGATTTATTTAGATAAAATGAAAGAAAAATTTGAGCACTGGCAACGCGAGTGGATGCAAAGGGAAGCGGAAAACTTGCAACGTCATTTACTTACAGAATGTATGAATCAAATGCATTCGGAAAAAGAATTGCTTGAAGAAGATGAAAAACTTGAAGCATGGCGTGCTCTTTATGAAAAAATTCAAGTGAAGGAGCTGGTGTAA